A section of the Burkholderia mallei ATCC 23344 genome encodes:
- the cobT gene encoding nicotinate-nucleotide--dimethylbenzimidazole phosphoribosyltransferase: MTTSTFSLPSVDPLDDAALRATLARIIDHKTKPPGSLGRLEALALQLGMIQRTSAPSVARPAMIVFAGDHGIAAEGVSPYPQAVTAQMVANFVAGGAAINAFSRVAGLALEIVDAGVASPLPASPQLVDAAIARGTRNFAQERAMSRDEALAALAAGAARVRHHAALGTNVIGFGEMGIANTSAAACMMSRLLDVPIDACVGRGTGLDDAGLAHKRAVLGRALERHAHAREPLDVLAAFGGFEIAMIAGAFIEAAHARMAILVDGFIATSALLVADALAPAVREYCVFSHVSNEAGHRRMLEHLGGEPLLALDLRLGEGTGAALALPLVRAAAAFVNEMASFESAGVANRDA, translated from the coding sequence ATGACGACCTCAACCTTTTCCCTGCCGAGCGTCGATCCGCTCGACGACGCCGCACTGCGCGCGACGCTCGCACGCATCATCGATCACAAGACGAAGCCGCCCGGCAGCCTCGGCCGTCTCGAAGCGCTCGCGCTGCAGCTCGGCATGATCCAGCGCACGAGCGCGCCGAGCGTCGCGCGCCCGGCGATGATCGTGTTCGCCGGCGATCACGGGATCGCCGCCGAAGGCGTGAGCCCGTATCCGCAGGCGGTGACCGCGCAGATGGTCGCGAACTTCGTCGCGGGCGGCGCGGCGATCAACGCGTTCTCCCGCGTCGCGGGCCTCGCGCTCGAGATCGTCGATGCGGGCGTCGCGTCGCCGCTGCCGGCTTCGCCGCAGCTCGTCGACGCCGCGATCGCGCGCGGCACGCGCAACTTCGCGCAAGAGCGCGCGATGTCGCGGGACGAAGCGCTCGCCGCGCTCGCCGCGGGCGCCGCGCGCGTGCGGCATCACGCGGCGCTCGGCACCAACGTGATCGGCTTCGGCGAGATGGGGATCGCGAACACCTCGGCGGCCGCGTGCATGATGAGCCGCCTGCTCGACGTGCCGATCGACGCGTGCGTCGGCCGCGGCACGGGCCTCGACGACGCGGGCCTCGCGCACAAGCGCGCGGTGCTCGGGCGCGCGCTCGAGCGGCACGCGCACGCGCGCGAGCCGCTCGACGTGCTCGCCGCGTTCGGCGGCTTCGAGATCGCGATGATCGCGGGCGCGTTCATCGAAGCGGCGCACGCGCGCATGGCGATTCTCGTCGACGGCTTCATCGCGACGTCGGCGCTGCTCGTCGCCGACGCGCTCGCGCCCGCGGTGCGCGAATACTGCGTGTTCTCGCACGTATCGAACGAAGCGGGGCATCGGCGCATGCTCGAGCACCTCGGCGGCGAGCCGCTCCTCGCGCTCGACCTGCGTCTCGGCGAGGGCACGGGCGCCGCGCTCGCGCTGCCGCTCGTGCGCGCGGCGGCGGCGTTCGTCAACGAGATGGCGAGCTTCGAATCGGCGGGCGTGGCGAACCGCGATGCGTGA
- a CDS encoding ABC transporter ATP-binding protein, which translates to MTMHDAPTSRPTRYGTRHLVLKAGARTLLDDFTHTFEPGELWCVAGPNGAGKTTLITTLAGLAKPAAGHVEADGAPLAAWRPEALARRRAWMAQTLHDAFSASVLDTVLLARFPHLPGWGWERADDHAAARAALARLGLEAFAARDVLSLSGGERQRVALAAALCQDAPLLLLDEPLAHLDLHHQIDCLAALADWLRAGERTAIFSCHDLNLARRFATHALLLDGEGGAHAGPVRDVLTPERASRAFGYPLVLIERDGHEALVPAWPDARERARLP; encoded by the coding sequence ATGACGATGCACGACGCGCCGACCTCGCGCCCGACCCGCTACGGCACGCGGCATCTCGTGCTGAAGGCGGGCGCGCGCACGCTGCTCGACGATTTCACGCACACGTTCGAGCCGGGCGAGCTGTGGTGCGTGGCCGGCCCGAACGGCGCGGGCAAGACGACGCTCATCACGACGCTCGCGGGGCTCGCGAAGCCCGCCGCCGGGCACGTCGAAGCGGACGGCGCGCCGCTCGCCGCGTGGCGGCCCGAAGCGCTCGCGCGGCGGCGCGCGTGGATGGCGCAGACGCTGCACGACGCGTTCAGCGCGAGCGTGCTCGATACCGTGCTGCTCGCTCGCTTCCCGCATCTGCCGGGCTGGGGCTGGGAGCGCGCCGACGATCACGCGGCCGCGCGCGCGGCGCTCGCGCGGCTCGGGCTCGAAGCGTTCGCCGCGCGCGACGTGCTGTCGCTGTCGGGCGGCGAGCGGCAGCGCGTCGCGCTCGCGGCCGCGCTGTGCCAGGACGCGCCGCTGCTGTTGCTCGACGAGCCGCTCGCGCACCTCGACCTGCATCACCAGATCGACTGTCTCGCCGCGCTCGCCGATTGGCTGCGCGCGGGCGAGCGCACCGCGATCTTCTCGTGCCACGACCTGAATCTCGCGCGCCGCTTCGCGACGCACGCGCTGTTGCTCGACGGCGAGGGCGGCGCGCACGCGGGCCCGGTGCGCGACGTGCTCACGCCCGAGCGCGCGAGCCGCGCGTTCGGCTACCCGCTCGTGCTGATCGAGCGCGACGGCCACGAGGCGCTCGTGCCCGCGTGGCCCGATGCGCGCGAGCGCGCGCGCCTGCCCTGA